One window of Dysgonomonas mossii genomic DNA carries:
- a CDS encoding branched-chain amino acid aminotransferase: protein MNGIDWSNLSFGYMKTDYNVRSHYKDGKWSTPTETTSESIDIHIAATCLHYGQEAFEGLKAFRGKDGKIRIFRMRDNALRMISSCHGIMMAELPVEVFEETVLKAVKLNEKFVPPYGSGASLYIRPLLIGTSAQVGVKPAAEYMFLVFVTPVGPYFKEGFKPTPVAILRGYDRAAPLGTGTIKVGGNYAASLVAGHKAHEMGYSAVLYLDAREKKYLDECGPANFFGIKNNTYITPLSSSILPSITNKSLMQLAEDMGMKVERRQIHEDELATFEEAGQVGTAAVISPILRVDDLDENKSYVISKDGNAGPVSTKLYNKLRAIQQGDEPDTHGWVTVLD, encoded by the coding sequence ATGAATGGGATAGACTGGTCTAATTTGTCTTTCGGGTACATGAAGACAGATTATAATGTAAGAAGCCATTACAAAGATGGAAAATGGAGTACACCAACCGAAACTACTTCTGAGAGTATTGACATTCATATAGCTGCCACTTGCCTCCACTACGGACAAGAAGCATTTGAAGGACTCAAAGCGTTTAGAGGCAAAGACGGGAAAATCCGAATTTTCAGAATGCGCGATAATGCTTTGCGTATGATTTCTTCATGTCATGGTATTATGATGGCCGAGCTTCCTGTCGAAGTTTTTGAAGAAACAGTATTAAAAGCTGTAAAACTGAACGAAAAATTTGTTCCGCCATACGGAAGCGGAGCTTCTTTATATATCCGTCCGCTACTGATAGGCACAAGTGCACAGGTGGGCGTGAAACCTGCTGCCGAATACATGTTTCTCGTATTTGTTACCCCTGTAGGCCCATACTTCAAGGAAGGGTTTAAACCTACCCCGGTTGCCATCCTGCGAGGATACGACCGTGCTGCACCGCTGGGTACAGGCACAATCAAGGTAGGTGGCAACTATGCAGCCAGCCTCGTAGCAGGACACAAAGCACACGAAATGGGGTATTCTGCCGTTTTGTATCTCGATGCCAGAGAAAAGAAATATCTTGACGAATGCGGCCCTGCAAATTTCTTCGGAATAAAAAACAATACATATATCACACCGCTTTCGAGCTCGATACTTCCTTCCATCACCAACAAGAGCCTGATGCAACTGGCCGAAGATATGGGAATGAAGGTAGAACGCCGTCAGATACATGAAGACGAATTGGCGACATTCGAAGAAGCGGGACAAGTGGGTACAGCTGCCGTAATCAGCCCGATACTAAGAGTAGATGATCTGGACGAAAACAAGTCGTATGTGATATCTAAAGATGGTAACGCAGGTCCTGTAAGCACCAAGCTGTACAACAAGCTGAGAGCGATACAGCAGGGAGACGAACCCGACACACACGGCTGGGTAACAGTTCTCGACTGA